In Scophthalmus maximus strain ysfricsl-2021 chromosome 13, ASM2237912v1, whole genome shotgun sequence, the genomic window GTTGgggctgcagttgttgttgttgttgttgttggggcagcagttgttgtagttggtgcagtagtagtagtagttgttgttggggcagcagttgttgtggttggtgcagTGATAGTTGTTGTTGggactgtagttgttgttgtagttggtgcagtagtagttgttgttggggcagcagttgttgtggttggtgcagtagtagttgttgttggggcagcagttgttgtggttggtgcagtagttgttgttgttggaactgtagttgttgttgttgttgtcgggagtgtagttgttgttgttgtggcagcagttgttgtggttggtgcagcagttgttgtggttggtgcagtagttgttgttgttgttggaactgtagttgttgttgttgggagtgtagttgttgttgttgtgccagtagtagttgttgttagGGCAGCAGTTGATGTCGTTGGTGAggtagtagttgttgttgctcGGGATGCAGTtgttggaactgtagttgttgttgttgttggggcttCAGTCGTTGTTGTATCaattgttgttgatgttgttggggcagcagttgttgtagttggtaCAGTAGTAGTTGTTTTGGGGGCTGCGGTTGTTGTGGCAGCAGTTGCTGTTGTCGggactgtagttgttgttgttgtggcagcCGTTGTTGTAAGAGTATTACATAAAGCATTCAAACAACAGACTGGTCCATCTGTGATGGTGCCAACATTTTGCATGAATGGTAGCGTCCCCAGGCTGGAAGCAGCTGCACACAAGTTTGTAGATGCGCAGCCAAAAGCTGGAGAAGATGTTGCCCCATTGGTCACTGAAGATGAAGATTCATTATGTTATTGTAAACATGTCTTTGTGCCCGTTGGATAATGTcagaaagacattttcagaTCCTTCATATTAACAGCAACTTAAAATTcagtgaatttcttttttcattatttttttttgttgacatccagtccctctttttttttcgtcataTACAAGTGTATTCCTTCACCTAGTGACAAGTTTTCAGAGATGATACAGGCATGAAACTTTAACCAGCACTGGGGAACGTTTATCAGTCTGGTGTTCAGTTTTTGTCTAAGAAGAAGTAGCAGttccacaatttaaaaataaaccaaatctTACTCAAGTAACGGtttcaccaattttttttacttttgtgcaGTACCttatattatttgatttaacGCTACAACCCATATTTTATTAAgttcaaattatttttcacatattgGTTGCTGAaaataactattattttcagcaaaagcaaaagagcaaaataaattcacaaatcCAGCAAAAATGGTTTAAGCTCTTAAAATGCGCCAATATATTGAACAGATGTGAcagtgtttaaatgtgttcGTCAGAATTACTTAAAGGTAATAGAATAAGTTTAAAAACAACTGTATTATATAAGAAGACTCACCAGTAGCTTGAAAGCAGTGATCCTCTGTTCCCTTACATTGTAATGTAGTGGTGCAGTCAGAGGTGACGGAGTTACAAGAGTAACACTGTCGGCTGTTATCTGCTGGAACAGCCGGgactgaaacaaacaagaatgacatcatttatttaaGTAAGAGGTTACAAAATGAAGGATGTTAATAGTCTGTTGTTTTATCTCATCCTGAATAATATAGTCTTGAAAACTTACAAGGTAGAATGGCTGAGTTGCAGTTATCTGTGTcgcagcagagagcagatgcAAGTGAACTGGAAACACCCAGGTTGACTGAAAATGTCTGAGAGCCCGTGGCTGGACACACGGAGGACGATGCACACGCCTTGATGATTTGCtgtcctgcagctccacctgAA contains:
- the LOC118318825 gene encoding integumentary mucin C.1-like gives rise to the protein MRTLLLSLTLIWALSTTGAALECQSCTTSVCNVTAPLTCSSETMCITASIQTTSGGAAGQQIIKACASSSVCPATGSQTFSVNLGVSSSLASALCCDTDNCNSAILPFPAVPADNSRQCYSCNSVTSDCTTTLQCKGTEDHCFQATVTNGATSSPAFGCASTNLCAAASSLGTLPFMQNVGTITDGPVCCLNALCNTLTTTAATTTTTTVPTTATAATTTAAPKTTTTVPTTTTAAPTTSTTIDTTTTEAPTTTTTTVPTTASRATTTTTSPTTSTAALTTTTTGTTTTTTLPTTTTTVPTTTTTTAPTTTTAAPTTTT